From Malaciobacter mytili LMG 24559:
ATAATTACAAAATAAAAACCTATAAATTTCATCATCTTTCAATTTGAAGTTTTCTTTTAACTCTTTAATATATGACTTTGTATAAATTGTTTTTTTCAATAATAAATCTAACACAATATCTTTATGTTGCTCATACAATAAATTTAATTTAAAATACTCATCATTTGTTTCAACACTATTTGTTTTATTAAGTATAATATCAAATCTTTCTTCCACGTATTTATTCTTATTTATTTGATAAAAGCTGATATTTTTAGGTTTATATTTAAATTTAAAATCAAAAAAATTCATTTCATATGGACTTTTTAAATTATCTTTAAAAGCATCCTTGTCTTTTTTTGTATGATTACATATTTGACAACATGGAATCAGATTGTAGAAACTCATAGCTAGAAATGGATAAATTGATTTTGGGTAAAAATGATCAATTTCAGGTCTTAATCTATTTTTCTTTTTATTGACAGTAAAAATGTAATTTCTATTACAATATGGGCAAGTCTGTAAATTATGGTTCATAACAAAAAAATATCTATCATATCCCTTTATTTTATCCCATTTATCATTATAAAATTTTATAAAAAATTCTTCTAATATTTCATAGAATTTATCTCTATATTGTATAGTTAAGATATGATTTAAACAAGTAACTCTAGTTCTATTTTGCAATAAATATCTTTGGTAGTCTCTTTTTTTATTCCCTCTAAAATTTAAGTTATTTTCTTCTAAAATAGTTTCTAAATCCTTTACTGTAAGTTTTTTATAATTGAAAGTAGAGACAATAGGAAAACTAGTTAATAAATTATTGTAATTTGATATTAATGCTCGTAGTGTACTAACATCTCCTATTAATATATCTTTTATATTTAAAATTATCCAATTTAGTAGTTGATATTCAATTCTAACAATTGGTATAGAATTACGTTTTCTTATTAATGGACGTAAAATCCTAAAATAAATTTTTTGTATATGTGTATCACGAAGTTTTATATTTTTACTATCAATAGGAATATTAATCATTATCTCTTTCTTCCAATTGAGCTTCAAGCTCTTTAATTCTTTTTAAATATTCATCTTCTTTATTTATTACAATTCCATAAAATTCATTATATAAATTTTCAAGTTTTCTTTTTAAAAGTTCTTCACCAACTAAATCAATTGTATATTTTATTTCTTGTTGAGATAAATCAATATTATCTATCCCTTTTGTAAGATAGTTTAATATTTGTTCTAGTCTTTGCTTAGCAAATTCACCCATAAGTCCTTCTCTCATAAAAAAACCATGAGATAATAAAGTATGAATATTGGCTCCAAAAGTATCTATTTCAGGGTAAACTTGCTTACCTTTTTCTAAAAAGACTATATTGTCTTTTGGCATATCCGATAATATAAAGGGAGAATGTGTCGTCAAAATAAGATGTATATTTTGGGTAAAGTTTCTTTCTAAAAACTCAATCAAATATTTTATATAACTTTTTTGCCATTCAGGGTGTAAAGTTACTTCACCTTCATCAATCAATAGTATAATATTTTCTACCTCTTTATTTTCAACTTTTAAATTCATAAATGGATTATCTTTATAATTACCTTCCAAAAAGAAAAGTCTACTAAATTGGTATAAAAATGTTTCTTCACCACTACTTAAACCTCTCCAGCTAATATCCCAAAAATATTCAGATTGTTGAATCATTTTTTCATATATTTCTAGAAAGTCAAAATTATTACTTTTAATATCTAACTCAATTTCATACCGATTACGAACTAGAGTATGTCGAATATTTAATTCTTCTATTTTTCTTAATAATTTATCAGCATTTTTAAAAAAATTTTCCGTATATTCTGTTGTAGCCTTAGTATTCTCATCTATAAAAAACTCATACCCTTTTAATGTCATACTTACATTATCATAAAATTCTTCTAATGTACTTCCCATCTTTAAACCTAATACTATATCAACAAGTTCTTCTGAAATTGGATTATTTAAATCTTTATTTTCTAATAATAAAGCAATTACTAAATTCATTTTTACATAATTTTTAAAAATGGTTTCTTCATTATTATGGTTTTTAATAACTTCTAAAATTTTATTAAACTTTATATTATTTGAATCTTTTATTATTTTTTCAAATAGTCCTTCAAAATTTATATTTTTTATAACTAATTTCTCTGGAAGTTTAAAAGGAACAATTAGTCCATTTTGTATAGCAATAATTGCGCTTTGTATCTGCTGTATTCTATAAGAGCGATAAACTTTATCAAAACCTGTCATGGATTCAGAATTAGCTCCTTGAGTTTTTGTCTCTATTAATTTTCTTTGATTTAATAAATGACTAGTTGATATATTTACCATATTACTATAACTATTATTTTCAGAAAAAATTGGTAACATTAAATCATTTTCATTTAATAAATTACTGAGATAAACACTCTTGGTATTCTCCACTTTTTGCATGTCACTTACAACTTTTATATAAAACTCATTATTATCTTCTAACTCATCAATAAAAATATAATCAAAGACACCTCCTCTTAATGCACCATGTAAAGATAATCTTCTGTTGACTTTATCAAAAAAAATAAAAAACACATGTCTATAATATATAGGATCATACTTGTTTGACAATACTTCAAGTAAACTACTTTTTCCTGAACCATTTTCTCCAGCTATAGTAGTTAAATTTATTTTTTCTGGAAATATATTGATATTATTTTTAGCTGTTATTTTTAATTTACACCCATCTATCATTTTATCACAAGTTATATCTTCACAATTTTTTTCATATCTTGGGAAAAAATTACAATCAAACTTTGAAGAGAAATTAAAACCTTGTTTTTTAATGTTTTTATACTCTTCAATCCAAAGATAAACTAATTCCATATTTTCCTCTTTTATATCGTTATTTTTTGTGTATAATTCTTCTTCTATATATTAATTTAAAAACTCTCTATTTATTTTGCAACATATTTATTATATTGTTCCTGATAAAGGCGTTCAGTATTATCTTTAAATTCTTCTTTTCTATCTTTTAATGATTTCAAATTATTATATATACTTTTATAAACAACTTGATGTGCTTGATTTTTTATTTTTTCTTCATTATATTCCTCCATCTCAATATCACTATCTAAAATTTTTTCCATTATTCTAAGTAAATCTTCTTTTGTAATTTTATCAATTTCTTCATATCCACCATCAAGTTTCTGAAACCATCCTTGGCTTTTATCAATTTTTAACATCATTATATATTCCTCCTCTATATTCATATGCTTCATACCCTGCTTCTAAAGAGTTAAGCAGAATGTCATAGTTCTTTACTGTTGTTCCATCGTTACAACAAACTAATTCATGATCAGTTGGATAACCTGAAAATAGTTTATAAATCGTTTTATTATCTACATATGTTTTTTCTGTATATAAAATATAATCAGGTTTTATAGAAAGACCAACAGTATTATTATGTGTAACAATTACCACTGGCATTTCTTTTGAGATACTTTTTATTAATGAATTTACATCACTATTTAAAAACTTATTATCAAATGAAGACTCAGGTTCATCTAATAGTAATAAGTCATAGTTTTGTGCATCTTTTATCTCTTGTAATAATCTAAATTCAGAACGTTCTCCTCCAGAAACTTCATTACCATCTTTATTTAAAATCATATATTGTATTCTTACAAATGCTTTATAATAATACGAACTATCTAATTTATCATTATCTTTCAGTAACTGTAAATATTCAAAAGGATTATTATATTTTGTAAATGCATCTTTGAATGATAATTGTCCAGGTATCGATTCTTTAATTTCTCCTACGTATTTAAATGGTAACTTTTTAGCAACAACTCTAAATCCCTGAATAGGTTCATCAAATATAATTCCATCTTTTTGCATAGCTTTTGTAATAGTATTAAATTTTTTCACTCTTTGTTTATTTAATAATGTATCAAAAATATCAACACTTTCAATAGCTGTTGATGAAGTTCTAAATTTTAAATTATCTTTTATGTCATTGACTAATGAATTTATATAATATTTATTTCTATCTTTTTCTTTTTTTACCCATAGTTTTTTTATTAAATCAGTTGCTAACGACTTAAGTTTATCTATCTCAATATGTGTTTCAATAGTCGACTTATATTCTTCATTATCAATTATATAAATCACTGAATCTATTAGTTTTTCAAGTCCTGTGCTAGAGCTAATTGTAAACTCTTCTTCTTCAAAAAGTTTTACTTTAGAAAAAGCATCTTTTCTATCAACTTCATCTGCAGATTTTAGTAGTGATTCAAGATAAGAAGAAAGTTTCTTTTCATCATTAATTAAATCAATTTGAGAAATATCATCAATCATTGTTCTAAAACTTTCAAGGTATTTATCTACAAACAATCCTCTTTTTCGCTGCACTTCACTTTTAAAACTTTTAACATCAGTCTCATCATCTTTTTGTACTAAATCAAATTGTCTTACATATTTAACTCTACTAAAAGAGTCTTCTAATTGATTTAATGTATATGTTTTACCTGATGATCTTTTTCCTAATATTACATTAAGACCAGTTGAAAGATGTTGTCCATTATTAAAAACTTGAAATAGTTCATTACCATCATTTTCTGATAAAAAAACTTTTGTTCTATCTTTGAAAGTTGATTTAATAGCATTTAATGTTATTTCACCACAATCTATATATGTTTGTCTCAAAGGAAACTTTTCTAATCCTTCTTTCATTCTTTCATCACTGAATAAAACAGGACAAAGTTTTTCTTCATCTTTCATAGTTCTTACGAATTTTTTTATATTATCAACTTCTCCTGCTGAAAAAAAGTCTTTTAACTTGATAAAATCATCATTTCTAACCTTAGGAGATTTTTCATAGTGTGGAATTAATAAATAATCAGATAAATTTCCGAAAATACTTTTTAGTTCTTCTACACTTATAGAGGCCGTATTAGATTGAATTCTATCTGATACATTTTTACATTTGTCATTAAATGCATCTAAATCTTTTCCATCTGAAATTAGTAATAAATGTCCAGTTGGAAGGTCAATTTCAATACCAGGAAAAGTAACTACAGGTATTTCAGATTGAATAATTTTAAACTGACTTAAATCAAAAATATTATGATTTGTAATTGCAATAACATCTAATTTTGATTTTTCAATATATTCTTTTAGAATATCAATTGAAAATATAAAATCACTATCACTTATAGTACTAACAGTATGTATATGTAAATCAATTTTTTTCATTTATATCCTTCTAACTTAATTCCAACACACTCGTCCCATCACCCTTAGGCTCAACCTTTACCTGCAATGGAATTCTCTCTTTTAGTGCTTCCACATGGGAAATCACACCTACCATTTTTCCTGAACTTTGAAGTTGATTTAGTGCATTTAGTGCTAACTCCAAACTATCACTGTCTAGTGTTCCAAACCCCTCATCTAAAAAAAGTGAATCTATACTTATCTTTTGACTTGCTAGACTTGAAAGACCTAAAGCTAAAGATAGACTTACTATAAAGCTTTCTCCTCCTGAGAGTGTATTTACACCTCTTACCACATCTCCTTGGAAACCATCTATTATCTCAATTTCAAGTAGCTTACTTGAATCACTACTTCTTTGAAGTTCATATCTTGGACTTAATATTTGTAAATGTTTATTTGCTAGATAGATTAGTTGCTCTAAAGTGATACCTTGGGCAAATTTGGCAAATTTATCTCCACTTGCTGAACCTATCATTTCATTTAATTTTATCCATACTTTAAAGGCTTCTTTTTTCTTTTCTAACTCTTTAATTTTATCTTCATGTTTTTTCATATTTGAAGCATTGATTTCAAGCTCTTTTTCTAAGCTTCCTATTGATTTTTGAAGTTCATCCGTAGCTGTTTGTAACTCTTTTAATTTATCATTTAAAGTTTGAAGTTCTTTGTCTGTTAGGTTTAACTCTTTTTGTTCAGATAGTTTTTTTGATGTATCTGTTTTAAGAGTTTGGATTTGAGTATATTTTTCTTCTAGTGCTTTACACATCAAAGATAACACATCTTTTTGCTCTTTACTTAAAAGTGCTTTTTCAAACTCTTCTTTTGAAGTAAAACTATTTTCTACAAGAGCTTTATTGAAATTTTGTTTTGTCTCTTCTAATTTTGTACTATTATCTATAAGTCTTTGATTTAACTCTATTATTTGAGAATTTAGTGACTCATTTCTTGAATTTAGAGTTACTAACTCTTTTGATAAAGAGTTATATTTTTCATAGATAATGTTAAATTTACTTGTTATCTCTTTTTCAAAGATATTTAAATCAGATACATCTAAAATAGCTTTACTTTGAATTTGTAACTCTTTTGTTTCATTAGAGATTTTAGAGAGTTGTTCAGCTTCTGTTTTCAAACTTAACTCTATTGATATGATTTTGGTATCAAGCTCTTTTCGTTGTACACTTAAGCCTTGAAGTTTAGTATCAAGCTCTTTTTTCGATGTTTCATTTTTAATAAAACTATCTTTTTTTACGACTATTGCTCTAAAGTTTTCTTCAAATTTTTCATCAAATATTAGTTCATATTTAGTATAAACT
This genomic window contains:
- a CDS encoding HNH endonuclease family protein, yielding MINIPIDSKNIKLRDTHIQKIYFRILRPLIRKRNSIPIVRIEYQLLNWIILNIKDILIGDVSTLRALISNYNNLLTSFPIVSTFNYKKLTVKDLETILEENNLNFRGNKKRDYQRYLLQNRTRVTCLNHILTIQYRDKFYEILEEFFIKFYNDKWDKIKGYDRYFFVMNHNLQTCPYCNRNYIFTVNKKKNRLRPEIDHFYPKSIYPFLAMSFYNLIPCCQICNHTKKDKDAFKDNLKSPYEMNFFDFKFKYKPKNISFYQINKNKYVEERFDIILNKTNSVETNDEYFKLNLLYEQHKDIVLDLLLKKTIYTKSYIKELKENFKLKDDEIYRFLFCNYLKDEDLHKRPLSKLIRDISKDIGLI
- a CDS encoding AAA family ATPase, with amino-acid sequence MELVYLWIEEYKNIKKQGFNFSSKFDCNFFPRYEKNCEDITCDKMIDGCKLKITAKNNINIFPEKINLTTIAGENGSGKSSLLEVLSNKYDPIYYRHVFFIFFDKVNRRLSLHGALRGGVFDYIFIDELEDNNEFYIKVVSDMQKVENTKSVYLSNLLNENDLMLPIFSENNSYSNMVNISTSHLLNQRKLIETKTQGANSESMTGFDKVYRSYRIQQIQSAIIAIQNGLIVPFKLPEKLVIKNINFEGLFEKIIKDSNNIKFNKILEVIKNHNNEETIFKNYVKMNLVIALLLENKDLNNPISEELVDIVLGLKMGSTLEEFYDNVSMTLKGYEFFIDENTKATTEYTENFFKNADKLLRKIEELNIRHTLVRNRYEIELDIKSNNFDFLEIYEKMIQQSEYFWDISWRGLSSGEETFLYQFSRLFFLEGNYKDNPFMNLKVENKEVENIILLIDEGEVTLHPEWQKSYIKYLIEFLERNFTQNIHLILTTHSPFILSDMPKDNIVFLEKGKQVYPEIDTFGANIHTLLSHGFFMREGLMGEFAKQRLEQILNYLTKGIDNIDLSQQEIKYTIDLVGEELLKRKLENLYNEFYGIVINKEDEYLKRIKELEAQLEERDND
- a CDS encoding phosphotransferase, yielding MKKIDLHIHTVSTISDSDFIFSIDILKEYIEKSKLDVIAITNHNIFDLSQFKIIQSEIPVVTFPGIEIDLPTGHLLLISDGKDLDAFNDKCKNVSDRIQSNTASISVEELKSIFGNLSDYLLIPHYEKSPKVRNDDFIKLKDFFSAGEVDNIKKFVRTMKDEEKLCPVLFSDERMKEGLEKFPLRQTYIDCGEITLNAIKSTFKDRTKVFLSENDGNELFQVFNNGQHLSTGLNVILGKRSSGKTYTLNQLEDSFSRVKYVRQFDLVQKDDETDVKSFKSEVQRKRGLFVDKYLESFRTMIDDISQIDLINDEKKLSSYLESLLKSADEVDRKDAFSKVKLFEEEEFTISSSTGLEKLIDSVIYIIDNEEYKSTIETHIEIDKLKSLATDLIKKLWVKKEKDRNKYYINSLVNDIKDNLKFRTSSTAIESVDIFDTLLNKQRVKKFNTITKAMQKDGIIFDEPIQGFRVVAKKLPFKYVGEIKESIPGQLSFKDAFTKYNNPFEYLQLLKDNDKLDSSYYYKAFVRIQYMILNKDGNEVSGGERSEFRLLQEIKDAQNYDLLLLDEPESSFDNKFLNSDVNSLIKSISKEMPVVIVTHNNTVGLSIKPDYILYTEKTYVDNKTIYKLFSGYPTDHELVCCNDGTTVKNYDILLNSLEAGYEAYEYRGGIYNDVKN